One genomic segment of Desulfomicrobium sp. ZS1 includes these proteins:
- a CDS encoding bifunctional 2-polyprenyl-6-hydroxyphenol methylase/3-demethylubiquinol 3-O-methyltransferase UbiG → MGNPKLATQILAKKYADKGDPDGWFEEFYAQADGEIKKVYWADLEPNPMLLDWVDRHPRQSGRRAIVVGCGLGDDAEALRERGYAVVAFDISPSAIDMCRRRYPGSSVEYLVADLFDHPGHWLRGFDLVYECNTIQILTGQNRARALGAIAEMVAPGGEIVVSCRSREIGDHSQTFPIALDRGEIDGFVRAGLIEKYFFAYDDNQEPPVPHFFAVYTRPPKMKA, encoded by the coding sequence ATGGGCAATCCGAAACTCGCAACGCAGATTCTGGCCAAAAAATACGCCGACAAGGGCGACCCGGACGGCTGGTTCGAGGAGTTCTACGCGCAGGCCGATGGCGAGATCAAAAAAGTCTACTGGGCAGACCTTGAGCCCAATCCCATGCTGCTTGACTGGGTTGACAGGCATCCCCGGCAGTCAGGCCGCCGTGCGATCGTGGTTGGCTGCGGTCTTGGCGACGACGCCGAGGCTCTGCGGGAGCGCGGCTACGCGGTTGTCGCTTTTGACATCTCGCCTTCGGCCATCGACATGTGCCGCAGGCGCTACCCGGGCAGTTCCGTGGAATACCTCGTCGCCGACCTTTTCGATCATCCCGGGCACTGGCTGCGCGGCTTCGACCTTGTGTACGAATGCAACACCATCCAGATCCTCACTGGCCAAAATCGCGCCAGAGCCCTTGGCGCCATCGCGGAGATGGTCGCGCCGGGAGGCGAAATCGTGGTGTCCTGCCGCAGCCGGGAGATCGGCGACCACTCGCAGACATTCCCCATTGCCCTGGACCGGGGCGAAATCGACGGCTTCGTCCGGGCCGGGCTCATCGAGAAATACTTTTTCGCCTACGACGACAATCAAGAGCCACCCGTTCCCCATTTCTTTGCGGTCTACACACGACCGCCCAAAATGAAGGCATAA
- a CDS encoding PIN domain-containing protein translates to MRTNFVLIDYENVHLEALTGLDAEHFKILLFVGANQTKLPFELAAAVQKLGNRAEYVKISGNGSNALDFHIAFYVGQLAAQDPKAYYHIISKDKGFDPLIQHLRSRKISIARSSSIADIPLLKASNAKTATEKLDVIVANLKQRKTGKPRTIKTLSSTINSLFQKQLADDELASLLAEMQGKGWIIFNENKVSYALG, encoded by the coding sequence TTGCGCACCAACTTCGTCCTTATCGACTACGAAAACGTCCATCTGGAAGCACTGACCGGCTTGGACGCCGAACATTTCAAGATTCTCCTTTTCGTCGGAGCCAATCAGACAAAGCTGCCCTTTGAACTCGCGGCTGCCGTGCAGAAACTGGGCAACCGTGCTGAATACGTGAAGATCTCCGGCAACGGATCCAATGCTCTGGATTTTCATATCGCCTTCTATGTCGGGCAGCTCGCTGCCCAGGATCCAAAGGCCTATTATCACATCATTTCCAAGGACAAGGGGTTTGATCCGCTGATCCAGCATCTTCGAAGCAGGAAGATCTCAATCGCGCGTTCCAGTTCCATCGCCGACATCCCCCTGCTCAAGGCGTCCAATGCCAAGACCGCCACGGAAAAACTCGACGTAATCGTCGCCAATCTCAAACAGCGCAAAACGGGAAAGCCCCGCACCATCAAAACGCTCTCCAGTACTATCAATTCACTGTTCCAGAAACAGCTCGCTGATGACGAACTCGCGTCGCTTCTGGCTGAAATGCAAGGGAAGGGCTGGATCATCTTCAATGAAAACAAGGTTTCTTATGCTCTGGGCTGA
- a CDS encoding DUF4410 domain-containing protein gives MFRQFLLFFFLFALAISTGCSTKSQFNQVSDAQNQCPPYFSIGEIKDSSNYSPGKNDPAIEPSEMMRSALKNELTKKGYFAEKSENVSTINIEILNYAPGNAFARWLFPGAGASKLKIQTALVDCKNIEIANIPIDRSIAAGGGYTIGAWEYVFTDVAERLVQDLEKNVLKK, from the coding sequence ATGTTCCGCCAGTTCCTTCTTTTCTTCTTCCTCTTCGCCCTAGCCATCAGCACCGGTTGCTCTACAAAATCCCAGTTCAACCAAGTCAGTGACGCTCAAAACCAATGCCCGCCGTACTTTAGCATCGGAGAAATCAAGGATTCCAGCAACTACTCGCCTGGCAAGAACGATCCAGCCATTGAACCCTCAGAGATGATGCGTTCCGCTTTGAAAAATGAACTGACCAAAAAAGGATATTTTGCTGAAAAGTCCGAAAATGTCTCCACGATCAATATTGAAATCCTCAACTACGCGCCAGGCAACGCTTTTGCCAGATGGCTCTTTCCTGGCGCTGGCGCATCAAAGCTGAAGATCCAAACCGCCCTTGTTGATTGCAAAAATATCGAAATTGCCAATATTCCCATTGACCGCAGCATTGCGGCAGGCGGTGGCTACACGATTGGAGCATGGGAGTATGTGTTCACAGATGTCGCTGAACGTCTGGTTCAAGATTTGGAAAAGAACGTTTTGAAGAAGTAG
- a CDS encoding ADP-ribosylglycohydrolase family protein — protein MTQTPIENAYWIIPGKFLAGEYPRTLEEESSISRITALVKAGVGVFIDLTTPADGLKAYQGIVNLIDGTIECCMFPIPDVSVPGSRQTTRDILDLIDNSLAQGKGIYLHCWGGIGRTGTIVGCWLARRGFAGKAALEKLSSLWRWCPKSRYRQSPETEEQRNYIVTWNEDAPDAHHDAILSRAQGCLMGQLAGDSLGSLVEFKSAEEIRSLYPSGLRELADGGTWNTLAGQPTDDSELALMLARSLVEHGRFDRYSARNAYRFWYDSHPFDCGATIAAGLRDQPNFESQANGALMRVSPLGIFGTHHSLWDVGYWAKKDASITHPHPVCCEANALFAMALSRVIRSGCSPQSLYAGMLLWSEEMDVHSALKGALADAATSPPKNYGRHQGWVLIAFQNAIWQLLHAPNLEESVVDTVMRGGDTDTNAAICGALLGAVHGLEAVPAQWREKVLSCRPEQRAGVAHPRPEVFWPVDALELAQQLVGNTGQA, from the coding sequence ATGACGCAGACACCAATCGAAAACGCCTATTGGATCATCCCGGGAAAATTCCTTGCTGGGGAATACCCTCGCACTCTTGAGGAGGAATCCTCGATTTCAAGGATCACGGCGCTGGTGAAGGCTGGTGTCGGGGTGTTCATCGACCTGACCACCCCGGCGGACGGCCTCAAGGCCTATCAGGGCATCGTCAACTTGATCGATGGGACGATCGAATGCTGCATGTTTCCGATTCCGGATGTGAGCGTTCCAGGATCGCGGCAAACGACACGTGATATTCTCGACCTGATCGACAACTCACTGGCCCAGGGCAAAGGGATCTATCTGCACTGCTGGGGTGGCATCGGGAGAACGGGAACGATTGTCGGGTGCTGGCTTGCCAGGCGTGGCTTTGCCGGAAAAGCTGCCTTGGAAAAGCTGTCCAGCCTGTGGCGATGGTGCCCCAAATCAAGGTACCGCCAATCCCCGGAAACTGAGGAACAGCGGAACTACATTGTGACCTGGAATGAAGATGCGCCCGATGCTCATCATGACGCCATTCTCTCCCGCGCCCAGGGCTGCCTCATGGGACAGCTTGCAGGAGATTCCCTGGGGAGCCTGGTGGAATTCAAGTCTGCCGAAGAGATACGCAGCCTTTATCCATCCGGGCTACGCGAACTTGCCGATGGAGGCACGTGGAACACGCTGGCTGGCCAACCCACAGACGATTCGGAACTGGCCCTCATGCTTGCCCGGTCGTTAGTGGAGCATGGCAGGTTCGACAGATACAGCGCTCGAAATGCGTACCGATTCTGGTACGACTCGCATCCGTTTGATTGCGGGGCAACCATTGCGGCAGGCCTCAGGGATCAGCCCAATTTCGAGAGCCAAGCCAACGGAGCGCTCATGCGCGTCAGCCCGCTGGGCATTTTTGGAACGCATCACAGCCTGTGGGATGTTGGCTACTGGGCAAAAAAAGACGCCTCCATAACCCATCCGCACCCGGTCTGCTGCGAAGCCAATGCCCTTTTCGCCATGGCCTTGTCCCGAGTCATCCGGAGCGGGTGTTCCCCTCAGAGTCTCTATGCCGGCATGCTGCTCTGGTCGGAGGAAATGGACGTTCACTCCGCCTTGAAAGGCGCTCTCGCGGATGCAGCCACGTCTCCACCCAAAAACTACGGACGCCACCAAGGGTGGGTACTCATCGCCTTCCAGAACGCCATCTGGCAGCTGCTCCATGCCCCAAACCTTGAAGAAAGCGTTGTCGACACGGTCATGCGCGGCGGCGACACCGACACCAATGCCGCCATTTGCGGCGCTCTTCTTGGGGCCGTGCATGGCCTTGAAGCAGTGCCCGCGCAATGGAGGGAAAAAGTACTCTCCTGCAGACCTGAACAGCGCGCCGGAGTAGCACACCCCCGCCCCGAAGTTTTCTGGCCTGTGGATGCTTTGGAACTGGCGCAACAGCTTGTCGGAAATACCGGACAGGCCTGA